A section of the Thermoplasmatales archaeon genome encodes:
- a CDS encoding sigma-70 region 4 domain-containing protein encodes MSHVTPEMRRIMVMAKKAGKKTKEIAEFLGISRKTVWKWNKRAHHPGKESFRDK; translated from the coding sequence ATGTCACATGTTACTCCAGAAATGAGGAGAATAATGGTTATGGCAAAGAAGGCAGGAAAGAAAACAAAAGAAATTGCTGAATTTCTTGGAATAAGCAGAAAAACTGTATGGAAGTGGAATAAAAGAGCACATCATCCAGGAAAGGAAAGTTTTAGAGATAAAT
- a CDS encoding DMT family transporter, whose protein sequence is MKDKGIKILLVISIISISFSSILTRMSASPPVLIAFYRMALSSLLIFPFLFIKKIKIERKEILLSMLVGIILALHFITWITSLSYTSIASSVILVTSHPFFVSIVSFLLFKEKLHRKSIFGIILAFSGIIILFSSDYFYLPKTLKGDLLAFLGGIFAGTYIIGGRKIRQKAGIFEYNFIVYGTSSIFLLLLCLLFKMNLEVSSKEFTIFLLMAIFPTLLGHFLFTFCIKYVKAAVISVSFLGEPIGSSILATILFREVPGIFSMVGGVIILLGIYLVASSEVKNI, encoded by the coding sequence GTGAAAGATAAGGGAATAAAAATACTGCTTGTTATATCAATTATTTCGATATCTTTTTCCTCAATTCTTACAAGAATGAGTGCTTCTCCTCCCGTTCTTATTGCATTTTATAGAATGGCTTTATCATCTTTACTAATTTTCCCTTTTCTGTTTATAAAGAAAATTAAAATCGAGAGAAAAGAAATTTTATTATCTATGCTGGTGGGCATAATTCTTGCCCTTCATTTCATAACATGGATTACATCTCTTTCATATACTTCAATTGCAAGTTCAGTGATACTTGTAACATCCCATCCATTTTTTGTATCAATAGTTTCATTTTTACTTTTTAAAGAAAAACTTCATAGAAAAAGTATCTTTGGCATAATTTTAGCATTTTCCGGCATTATAATTCTTTTTTCATCTGATTATTTTTATCTCCCAAAAACACTTAAGGGTGATTTACTTGCTTTTTTAGGAGGAATTTTTGCTGGTACCTATATAATCGGCGGAAGAAAAATCAGGCAAAAAGCTGGCATTTTTGAATATAACTTTATTGTATATGGGACTTCATCAATTTTTCTTCTTTTATTATGTCTTCTCTTTAAAATGAATTTGGAAGTTTCATCTAAGGAATTCACAATTTTTCTTCTTATGGCTATTTTTCCAACATTATTAGGTCATTTTCTCTTCACTTTTTGCATAAAATATGTTAAAGCAGCTGTCATTTCTGTTTCATTTCTTGGTGAGCCAATTGGTTCATCAATATTAGCAACAATTTTATTCAGAGAAGTTCCTGGAATATTTAGCATGGTAGGAGGAGTAATCATTTTGCTTGGCATATATCTTGTTGCATCATCGGAAGTTAAAAATATTTAA
- a CDS encoding response regulator, with the protein MDKKIVLAIDDEETMIDLIKRNLERISIPVIVYGATTGEEGVEKYKKLTSQGKKPHLVLMDLNLTQWGKGKMDGVETTKKILEFDPEANIYGYTAWFATAWAKKLEEAGAKKVIERTILPSDFRKLIEDILREV; encoded by the coding sequence ATGGACAAAAAAATAGTTCTTGCAATAGATGATGAAGAGACAATGATTGATTTAATAAAAAGAAATCTTGAGAGAATAAGCATCCCAGTAATTGTATATGGGGCGACAACTGGCGAGGAAGGAGTTGAAAAATACAAAAAATTAACATCGCAGGGAAAGAAACCTCACCTCGTTTTAATGGACTTAAATCTTACTCAATGGGGAAAAGGTAAAATGGATGGGGTGGAAACAACCAAAAAAATCCTTGAATTTGACCCTGAAGCAAACATCTATGGCTACACCGCCTGGTTCGCCACCGCCTGGGCAAAAAAACTTGAGGAGGCGGGCGCAAAAAAGGTTATAGAGAGAACAATTTTACCATCGGATTTTAGAAAATTGATTGAAGATATACTGAGAGAAGTTTAG
- a CDS encoding GTP-binding protein: MIDTGITKLDRYLNGIPYGKSVLFYIEPVVEESNIGIHILRHNLEKGFYGVYVVSESSPKNVEKFFNEFNWSRENYEKLILVDAYSSLIGAPSEEKYKIHEPHDIENYEGVLIEIIEKIDRGVIIFDSLSNIMDLCGEKKTLDGIEELNREIKNKEIVSFYNFIAWPYKEAIIYRLKRIFNAIIEINLVEDIVTRQKMCIRKADWNECMNKEIYFKIFKPEGIRIYIPKVSVIGPHQSGKTSFIKSVSKEFTPVERRGATVGIEHGSVDYKGYRIDIFGLPGLERFLPIADKMLGSSSLIFIVIDSTKEEDILYAKEMISKFNIPCIIVANKQDIQGAMKEEEIRRKLEKDVPVVEISAKDGKNVYEAIDKMLEILEGVSNAC; encoded by the coding sequence ATGATTGATACTGGAATTACAAAACTTGATAGATATTTAAATGGCATTCCTTACGGTAAATCCGTTTTATTTTATATTGAGCCAGTAGTGGAGGAAAGCAATATAGGAATCCATATACTCCGCCACAATCTTGAGAAGGGATTTTATGGAGTATATGTTGTTTCTGAATCATCACCCAAAAATGTTGAAAAATTTTTTAATGAATTTAATTGGAGCAGAGAAAACTATGAGAAGCTTATTCTTGTTGATGCATATTCTTCCTTAATAGGAGCTCCATCTGAGGAGAAATATAAAATTCATGAGCCACATGATATTGAAAATTATGAAGGTGTTTTAATTGAAATTATAGAAAAAATAGATAGAGGAGTTATTATTTTTGATTCTCTTTCAAATATAATGGATTTATGTGGAGAGAAAAAAACCTTGGATGGAATAGAGGAATTGAATAGAGAAATTAAGAATAAGGAGATTGTATCATTCTATAATTTCATTGCATGGCCATATAAAGAAGCGATAATTTATAGATTAAAGAGAATTTTCAATGCAATAATAGAAATAAATCTTGTTGAGGACATAGTTACAAGACAGAAGATGTGTATAAGAAAAGCTGACTGGAATGAATGCATGAATAAAGAAATCTATTTTAAAATATTTAAGCCAGAAGGAATAAGGATATATATACCAAAAGTTTCTGTTATAGGGCCTCACCAATCTGGAAAAACAAGTTTTATAAAATCGGTTTCAAAAGAATTTACACCTGTAGAAAGGAGAGGGGCTACTGTTGGAATTGAACATGGCTCGGTTGATTATAAGGGCTATAGAATTGATATTTTTGGATTACCAGGTCTTGAAAGATTTTTACCGATAGCGGATAAAATGCTCGGCTCTTCAAGCCTGATATTTATTGTTATTGATTCCACAAAAGAAGAAGATATTCTTTATGCAAAGGAGATGATATCAAAATTTAATATTCCATGTATTATTGTGGCAAACAAGCAAGATATACAGGGAGCAATGAAGGAAGAAGAAATAAGAAGAAAGTTGGAAAAAGATGTTCCTGTCGTAGAAATCTCTGCAAAGGATGGAAAAAATGTTTATGAAGCAATTGATAAAATGCTAGAAATTTTAGAGGGTGTTTCAAATGCTTGCTAG
- a CDS encoding roadblock/LC7 domain-containing protein, translated as MKKNYKEIIKELEMEKGVEGVFIVSRDGLPIYTNMENVHSEVFSAMVATILSSAEIAIDGIKGGIPKFVVVEGRNRKIVIEGAGADYLIAVVSSPDAEFLDLIQKVGKELGKND; from the coding sequence ATGAAAAAGAACTACAAGGAAATAATAAAAGAGCTTGAGATGGAGAAGGGAGTGGAAGGAGTTTTTATAGTTTCAAGAGATGGGTTGCCAATATACACAAATATGGAAAATGTTCATAGCGAAGTATTTTCTGCGATGGTTGCAACAATATTAAGCTCTGCTGAAATAGCAATTGATGGAATAAAGGGAGGAATACCAAAATTTGTTGTTGTTGAAGGAAGAAATAGAAAAATAGTGATAGAGGGGGCGGGGGCGGACTATTTAATTGCAGTTGTGTCATCTCCTGATGCAGAATTTTTGGATTTAATACAAAAGGTTGGTAAAGAGCTGGGAAAAAATGATTGA
- a CDS encoding type II secretion system F family protein: protein MIERKITIFALVASSLIISASVTARFFEYYALSNILFAVAIILFLFFSYVQRKIKEDMLPFIPEEYKEREWKYYFTSLFSFIILLFATILNIFIVFSALNISRILINILLGAVLLLMLYTVLSIPYVERTSAYILFFIFAIVFSFIVIASQTDLYHLPANVPRIIISMADPLFLLNIAMISWMMSLMIGGEMPSPVDSIVGIYERGKTVREEVILRRRILYFGIISLIVAFILINIIAIIPRPKIFLEEIKWAYVLIGLSIFLLFFLVLYILFILPEKTGVLKEKYDLETVKRIVILSLSAVFAAIFVAIAVLLQIGKITSIGTLTLSSENAIDFAIYAILVSIGPFGFYEYFHYKKINAMEERFPEFLRDLAESRKAGMTEARAVEMAARGDYGLLTPEIKKMAIQISWGVPFTEALRRFGERIKTPLIQRTTTMVIKASQAGGKIADVIEAAATNAREIKILQNERKTEMNLYLMIIYISFFVFLAVIIALSRFFLPKLVSQDISLPGFTSSSITMKQYEFIYICTAIAQAIGSGVVAGSLTEGKALAGLRHATIMVLITYLIFKLI from the coding sequence ATGATAGAAAGAAAAATAACCATTTTTGCTTTAGTTGCTTCTTCTTTAATAATATCCGCTTCAGTAACTGCCAGATTTTTTGAATATTATGCTCTTTCAAACATACTTTTTGCTGTTGCAATAATATTATTTTTATTCTTTTCATATGTTCAGAGGAAAATAAAGGAAGATATGCTACCATTTATACCTGAAGAATATAAGGAAAGAGAATGGAAATATTATTTCACATCTTTATTTTCATTCATAATTCTTCTTTTTGCAACAATTTTAAACATATTCATTGTATTTTCCGCACTAAATATTTCAAGAATTTTAATAAATATATTGCTTGGGGCGGTATTGCTTCTAATGCTTTATACTGTTCTCTCAATTCCATATGTCGAAAGAACTTCAGCATATATTCTTTTCTTTATATTCGCAATAGTTTTTTCATTTATTGTTATTGCTTCACAGACCGATTTATATCATCTACCAGCAAATGTTCCTCGCATAATTATTAGCATGGCTGACCCTCTCTTTCTTTTAAACATTGCAATGATTTCTTGGATGATGTCGCTTATGATAGGAGGAGAAATGCCTTCTCCCGTTGATTCGATAGTTGGTATCTATGAAAGAGGCAAAACAGTAAGAGAAGAAGTGATTTTAAGGAGAAGAATATTATATTTTGGAATAATATCCCTGATAGTTGCATTTATTCTTATAAATATAATAGCTATTATACCGAGACCAAAAATTTTTCTTGAAGAAATAAAATGGGCATATGTGCTTATCGGATTGAGTATCTTTCTCCTTTTTTTCCTGGTTTTATACATACTCTTTATATTGCCTGAAAAAACAGGTGTTCTAAAAGAAAAATATGATTTAGAGACGGTTAAAAGAATAGTAATTCTGTCTCTTTCAGCGGTTTTTGCTGCAATTTTTGTTGCAATTGCTGTCTTACTACAAATAGGAAAAATAACATCAATTGGAACATTAACTCTTTCATCTGAAAATGCGATAGATTTTGCAATATACGCAATCCTTGTTTCCATTGGTCCATTTGGATTCTATGAATATTTCCACTACAAAAAAATAAATGCAATGGAAGAAAGATTTCCCGAATTTTTAAGAGATTTAGCCGAGTCAAGAAAGGCGGGCATGACAGAGGCAAGGGCTGTGGAGATGGCGGCGAGGGGAGATTATGGGCTTCTCACACCAGAAATTAAAAAAATGGCGATTCAGATTTCATGGGGTGTGCCTTTTACAGAGGCTTTAAGGAGATTTGGAGAAAGAATAAAGACGCCACTGATACAGAGGACAACAACAATGGTTATAAAAGCATCTCAGGCGGGAGGAAAAATTGCGGATGTCATAGAAGCCGCCGCAACAAATGCAAGGGAAATAAAAATTTTGCAGAATGAGAGGAAAACAGAAATGAATCTATATCTTATGATAATTTACATTTCATTTTTTGTATTCCTTGCAGTAATAATAGCTTTATCCAGATTTTTCCTCCCAAAACTTGTTTCGCAGGATATAAGTTTGCCAGGTTTTACAAGTTCATCGATTACAATGAAGCAGTATGAATTTATTTATATATGCACTGCAATTGCTCAAGCAATAGGAAGCGGGGTTGTTGCTGGCTCACTGACTGAAGGGAAAGCTCTTGCTGGCTTGAGACATGCAACAATAATGGTTTTGATTACCTATCTCATTTTCAAATTAATTTAG
- a CDS encoding type II secretion system F family protein: MLTKYQNLAYKVFGKKASKSPQIEYIKRALEKGFIEIRAEAYIALAWMNAMVASIAGLIFVFLYITLLSPAFNLPNKLLSIVIPSPILLAALAYFITLVIPENRANKRKKDIDAKLPYALNFIAAMATAGITPAEIFRNLAEQPIYGEIHREAAWIYRDIYMFNIDIITALRNAANRTPSIKFQEFLQGAITTITSGGNLKKYFLAKAEEYMRENRRVQKDFLNTLGILAESYVTVVVAAPLFLIIIFSVMISFSGGRPTSPIILYLIAFVMLPISHLGFALAISSMTPEV; encoded by the coding sequence ATGCTAACCAAATATCAGAATTTAGCTTATAAGGTATTTGGAAAAAAGGCATCAAAATCCCCCCAGATTGAATATATAAAGAGAGCACTTGAAAAAGGATTTATTGAGATAAGAGCAGAAGCATATATAGCTCTTGCATGGATGAACGCAATGGTTGCTTCTATTGCTGGATTGATTTTTGTATTCCTTTACATTACTCTTCTCTCCCCAGCTTTTAATCTACCAAATAAACTTCTTTCAATAGTAATTCCTTCGCCAATTCTTCTCGCAGCACTCGCCTACTTCATAACTTTAGTAATTCCTGAAAATAGGGCAAACAAAAGAAAAAAGGATATAGATGCTAAGCTCCCTTACGCGTTGAATTTCATAGCGGCGATGGCAACCGCAGGCATCACGCCCGCAGAGATATTTAGAAACTTAGCGGAGCAACCAATATATGGAGAAATACACAGGGAGGCGGCATGGATTTACAGGGATATTTATATGTTTAACATAGATATAATAACAGCGTTAAGAAATGCTGCAAATAGAACACCATCAATAAAATTTCAGGAATTTTTGCAGGGAGCAATAACAACAATCACTTCTGGAGGAAATTTAAAAAAATATTTTCTAGCAAAGGCGGAAGAATATATGAGAGAGAATAGAAGAGTTCAGAAAGATTTCTTAAATACGCTTGGTATTCTTGCAGAAAGTTATGTAACAGTGGTGGTTGCTGCTCCCCTTTTTCTTATAATAATATTTTCAGTCATGATTTCATTTAGCGGTGGGAGACCTACATCTCCTATAATCCTATACCTGATTGCTTTTGTAATGCTTCCTATCTCGCATCTTGGTTTTGCACTTGCAATAAGTTCCATGACACCGGAGGTATAA
- a CDS encoding type II/IV secretion system ATPase subunit — MLLLSKYKINEFISKNKKIIEDLRSIQQSEEILKAKESLSMIKRGEDIEKFIGSKKEIVQILPPREDYIEVVEVHPVKKPYSYIRILYDNKNHEYIYEVIEPSLSMEEKRILDFIKETLIKTMDIELTEFKEDEAKEYLRKNVDRVIRDYSIKIDDITKDKIMYYVIRDFLGYGKIDVLMTDPMIEDISCDASGVPIFIYHRNYESLKTSIYFQTDDELDSFVIQLAQKCGRHISISRPLLDATMPDGSRLQACLAREVSSMGSNFTIRRFREEPFTPTHLVEFNTISPELAAYFWLAIEHGASAIIAGGTASGKTTTLNALGLFIPPQMKIVSIEDTREINLPHPNWIASVTRETTTEAEETRIGMFELLKAALRQRPEYILVGEIRGQEAVVLFQAMATGHTVYSTMHADSIFSVVHRLEGEPISIPRIQLQALDIVAIQGLMRIGKKRVRRIREVVEVVGIDPTTDDLLTNDVFRWNPRKDSFDYYGKGHVMDRIAEQRNWSDRELNEEFNRRVEVIKWMTEKGIKHYVDFGAIISAYYKSPDKVMERVRENANQISEFSL, encoded by the coding sequence ATGCTTTTGCTCAGCAAATATAAGATTAATGAATTCATATCAAAAAATAAAAAGATTATAGAAGATTTAAGGAGTATCCAGCAAAGCGAGGAAATTTTGAAGGCGAAGGAAAGTTTAAGTATGATTAAGAGAGGAGAGGATATAGAGAAGTTTATTGGTTCTAAGAAAGAGATTGTGCAGATTCTTCCTCCAAGAGAGGATTATATAGAAGTGGTTGAAGTTCATCCAGTTAAAAAACCATATTCGTATATAAGAATATTATATGACAACAAAAATCATGAATATATATATGAAGTAATCGAACCCTCTCTTTCAATGGAAGAAAAAAGAATTCTGGATTTTATAAAAGAGACATTAATTAAGACAATGGATATAGAACTCACTGAATTCAAAGAAGATGAGGCAAAAGAATATCTTAGAAAAAATGTTGATAGAGTTATAAGGGATTATTCAATTAAAATAGATGATATAACAAAAGATAAAATAATGTATTATGTTATAAGAGATTTTCTTGGATATGGGAAGATAGATGTTTTAATGACAGACCCCATGATTGAAGATATATCATGCGATGCATCTGGTGTTCCAATTTTCATATATCATAGAAATTATGAATCACTTAAAACAAGTATATATTTTCAGACAGATGATGAGCTCGATTCTTTTGTCATCCAACTCGCCCAGAAATGCGGAAGACATATTTCTATCTCGCGCCCTTTGCTTGATGCAACAATGCCCGATGGTTCAAGATTGCAGGCATGCCTTGCAAGAGAGGTTTCTTCAATGGGTTCAAATTTCACAATAAGAAGATTCAGAGAAGAACCATTCACCCCCACCCATCTCGTAGAATTCAACACAATTTCACCAGAACTTGCCGCATATTTCTGGCTTGCGATAGAGCATGGGGCATCTGCCATAATTGCGGGGGGTACTGCTTCTGGAAAAACAACAACATTGAATGCTCTCGGTCTTTTTATACCTCCTCAGATGAAAATAGTTTCAATAGAAGATACAAGGGAGATAAATTTGCCCCATCCAAACTGGATTGCATCCGTAACAAGAGAAACAACAACTGAAGCTGAGGAAACAAGAATTGGAATGTTTGAGTTGTTAAAGGCGGCGCTCCGCCAGCGCCCCGAATATATTCTTGTGGGAGAGATAAGAGGACAGGAAGCGGTCGTTCTTTTCCAGGCGATGGCTACAGGGCATACTGTTTATTCTACAATGCATGCGGATTCTATATTTTCTGTTGTGCACAGGCTTGAAGGAGAGCCAATAAGCATACCCCGTATACAGTTGCAGGCATTGGATATAGTAGCAATTCAGGGTTTAATGAGGATAGGAAAGAAGAGGGTTAGAAGAATTAGAGAAGTTGTTGAAGTTGTGGGTATTGATCCAACTACTGATGATCTGCTTACAAATGATGTTTTCAGATGGAATCCAAGAAAGGATAGTTTTGATTATTATGGAAAGGGGCATGTGATGGATAGGATAGCGGAGCAGAGGAACTGGAGTGATAGAGAGCTAAATGAGGAATTTAATAGAAGAGTTGAAGTTATAAAATGGATGACTGAAAAAGGAATAAAGCATTATGTCGATTTTGGAGCCATAATATCTGCATACTATAAAAGTCCTGATAAGGTTATGGAGAGGGTAAGGGAAAATGCTAACCAAATATCAGAATTTAGCTTATAA
- a CDS encoding B12-binding domain-containing radical SAM protein: MKILLVFPKIEHGVTTYRDRKSPFAKLFGNPSLSLAQVAACSDGHEIRIVDENFEEIDFDEKWDIVGINSLTMTAPRAYSIADEFRKKGIKVVLGGYHPTAMPEEAKEHADAVVIGEAEEVWNDLLNDAEQENLKPFYYGPHVDASKIPVPRRDLMKNKPLTEGIQTTRGCPNACDFCATSVFLGRKLRSRPIEAVVKEMKEIKNKVLIFRDPSLTINPSYSIELFKAIKPLKKKWIANGNINLLGKDEKFLKAAKEAGCIAWFVGFESINPESLKEAHKVSNKAEEYDKAIKKVRKYGMGVIGGFIFGFDADTPEIFDTTLEAVLQWEIDAAEFNILTPYPGTPLYERLEKEGRIFTKDWRKYTQAHIVYKPKNMTPEELLEGIKHVIRGFYSMKETIKRVYKSIKMTKFAPYSLALPTINIAMRRYYWQEFIKGNDEEKLPPY, encoded by the coding sequence ATGAAAATTTTGCTGGTATTCCCTAAAATAGAACATGGAGTTACAACCTATAGAGATAGAAAAAGTCCTTTTGCAAAGCTTTTTGGAAATCCTTCATTAAGTTTAGCACAGGTTGCGGCTTGCTCGGACGGGCATGAAATAAGGATAGTAGATGAGAATTTTGAAGAAATAGATTTTGATGAAAAATGGGATATTGTTGGAATAAACTCGCTTACGATGACCGCTCCAAGAGCTTACAGCATTGCGGATGAGTTCAGAAAAAAGGGCATAAAGGTTGTTCTTGGAGGGTATCATCCAACTGCGATGCCAGAAGAGGCGAAGGAGCATGCGGATGCGGTTGTAATTGGTGAGGCAGAAGAAGTATGGAATGATTTGCTAAATGATGCTGAGCAGGAAAATTTAAAACCATTTTATTATGGCCCGCATGTTGATGCATCCAAAATACCAGTTCCAAGAAGAGATTTGATGAAAAACAAGCCACTCACTGAGGGAATACAAACAACAAGAGGATGCCCGAATGCTTGCGATTTTTGTGCAACATCCGTCTTTTTGGGAAGAAAACTAAGAAGCAGGCCAATTGAAGCAGTAGTTAAAGAAATGAAGGAAATAAAAAATAAAGTCCTTATTTTCAGAGATCCTTCTCTTACAATAAATCCAAGTTACAGCATTGAACTTTTCAAGGCAATAAAACCATTAAAGAAGAAATGGATTGCCAACGGAAATATAAATCTGCTTGGAAAAGATGAAAAATTTTTGAAGGCAGCTAAAGAAGCTGGTTGCATAGCATGGTTCGTTGGATTTGAATCAATAAATCCAGAAAGTTTAAAGGAAGCGCATAAGGTTTCAAATAAAGCGGAAGAATATGATAAAGCCATTAAAAAAGTTAGGAAATATGGAATGGGGGTTATAGGTGGATTTATATTTGGTTTTGATGCGGACACACCAGAAATATTCGATACAACTCTTGAAGCAGTTCTTCAATGGGAAATAGATGCTGCTGAATTCAATATTCTCACCCCATATCCAGGCACACCCCTATATGAAAGACTCGAAAAAGAAGGGAGAATTTTCACAAAAGACTGGAGAAAATACACGCAGGCGCATATTGTTTATAAGCCAAAAAATATGACACCTGAAGAGCTGCTCGAAGGAATTAAACATGTGATAAGAGGATTTTATTCAATGAAAGAAACTATAAAAAGAGTTTATAAATCAATAAAAATGACAAAGTTTGCTCCTTATTCTCTTGCCCTTCCTACAATAAATATTGCAATGCGCCGTTATTACTGGCAGGAATTCATAAAAGGAAATGACGAGGAAAAATTACCACCTTATTAG
- a CDS encoding winged helix-turn-helix transcriptional regulator — MNATIDNIDRKIISLLQKNPNISQNEIAKEVELSQPSVSARIKRMRENGILASMFGIDIKKVGLHVAKIEINKNEKNEFIKDCPYILSVIETVEKNILYIVSEDFSSLEAIAKKHFDMDDFEVVLSSYPNLVFPIKIPEKNNGCSNCDCSNCDFYIKGKCIGCPSSLYYRGKLW; from the coding sequence GTGAATGCAACAATAGATAATATAGACAGGAAGATAATTTCCCTGCTTCAAAAAAACCCAAACATTTCTCAGAATGAGATTGCAAAAGAAGTAGAGTTATCTCAACCCTCAGTGAGTGCAAGAATTAAAAGAATGCGTGAAAACGGAATTCTTGCCTCTATGTTTGGAATAGACATAAAAAAAGTAGGACTTCATGTAGCGAAGATAGAAATAAACAAAAATGAGAAAAATGAATTTATAAAAGATTGCCCATACATTCTTTCAGTCATTGAAACAGTGGAAAAAAATATTCTCTATATTGTAAGTGAGGATTTTTCGAGCCTTGAAGCAATAGCAAAGAAGCACTTTGACATGGATGATTTTGAGGTTGTATTATCTTCTTATCCAAATCTGGTTTTTCCAATAAAAATCCCAGAAAAAAATAATGGATGTAGTAATTGCGATTGTTCAAATTGTGATTTTTATATAAAAGGAAAATGCATTGGCTGTCCTTCCTCGCTATATTACAGAGGAAAACTATGGTAA